A window of Shewanella mesophila contains these coding sequences:
- a CDS encoding threonine/serine exporter family protein → MMELIFNLLNDALFSSIPAIGFAMVFNVPKRFLPYCALAGAVGHSVRTLLLHFHMPIEWATFAAAAIVGVLTIGFAKKHLAPPLMYAVAAIIPMIPGTYAYNTVIALVQLTAQSEVSPELTAEVISNGLKTVFILGALSVGLAMPSLLYFRTRPVI, encoded by the coding sequence ATGATGGAACTCATATTCAATCTGCTCAATGATGCGTTGTTTTCATCGATTCCTGCTATTGGCTTTGCCATGGTCTTTAATGTTCCTAAACGTTTTTTACCGTACTGCGCATTAGCTGGTGCGGTTGGCCATAGTGTTAGGACGCTTTTACTTCATTTCCATATGCCAATCGAATGGGCGACATTTGCCGCGGCTGCTATCGTTGGGGTGTTGACCATAGGTTTTGCAAAAAAACACCTAGCACCACCGTTAATGTACGCGGTTGCCGCAATTATACCTATGATCCCTGGCACCTATGCCTACAATACTGTCATCGCGCTAGTGCAGCTAACCGCCCAGTCTGAAGTTAGCCCAGAGTTAACAGCAGAAGTCATTAGTAACGGATTAAAAACCGTATTTATTCTTGGTGCCTTATCTGTGGGATTGGCGATGCCGAGTTTGCTTTACTTCCGTACCCGTCCAGTGATTTAA
- a CDS encoding threonine/serine ThrE exporter family protein: protein MYADTQNDITRQVVRVAQLLLAYGAESELVEEISQRLGQALGLASVEISISSNSLVLTSLVHGRCITTTRRIREHGINMTIICELQRICLLTEKGIYGLNEVRKRVSRIQPKTYPRRYLVPMIGLSCGSFCHLFGGDWMAVLITVIAASVGMFVRISIAKRHFNLLVNFAVTAFITTLVAQVGYHFQLTDTPKLPMAASVLMLVPGFPMINAISDMVKGHLNVGISRWGHATLLTVSSVIGITIAMQIGGLFL, encoded by the coding sequence GTGTACGCAGATACTCAAAATGATATTACTCGGCAAGTGGTCCGGGTTGCACAACTACTTCTGGCCTATGGCGCTGAATCTGAACTCGTAGAAGAGATCAGTCAACGCTTAGGTCAGGCGTTAGGCCTTGCCAGTGTTGAGATCTCTATCTCTTCCAATTCTCTCGTATTAACCAGTCTTGTCCATGGACGCTGTATTACTACTACTCGTCGAATTCGGGAACATGGCATAAATATGACTATTATCTGTGAGCTACAGCGTATCTGTTTGCTTACCGAGAAAGGCATTTACGGTCTTAACGAAGTTCGTAAGCGTGTTTCACGCATCCAGCCAAAGACTTATCCTCGGCGTTATCTCGTGCCTATGATAGGACTGTCATGTGGTAGCTTTTGTCACTTATTCGGTGGCGATTGGATGGCGGTTCTGATAACCGTAATTGCGGCATCAGTAGGCATGTTTGTTCGGATATCTATTGCCAAACGTCATTTTAATCTATTAGTTAACTTTGCCGTCACAGCCTTTATTACCACTCTTGTTGCGCAGGTTGGTTACCATTTTCAATTAACCGACACCCCTAAGCTGCCTATGGCGGCAAGTGTTTTGATGTTAGTCCCTGGTTTTCCAATGATTAACGCTATTTCAGATATGGTTAAAGGCCACTTGAATGTAGGTATTTCTCGTTGGGGCCATGCAACGCTGTTAACTGTTTCATCTGTTATTGGTATAACCATAGCGATGCAAATTGGTGGGCTATTTTTATGA
- the cgtA gene encoding Obg family GTPase CgtA, producing MKFVDEAVIRVEAGDGGSGCVSFRREKYVPDGGPDGGDGGDGGSVYLQADENLNTLIDYRFERFHFAERGKNGRGRDCTGHGGEDLILKVPVGTRAVDEETLEALGDLKTHGQKLLVAKGGFHGLGNTRFKSSTNRAPRQKTLGTPGEVRSLRLELMLLADVGLLGMPNAGKSTFIRAVSRAKPKVADYPFTTLVPNLGVVNPRHGQSFVVADIPGLIEGAADGAGLGIRFLKHLERCRVLLHILDIEPIDGSDPVDSARAIVGELEKHSPLLASKPRWLVFNKTDLLLEEEINERIERIVKELDWQGEVFNISAYNRQGTEALSLKLMDFIDALPEEEEADPDAEVEFKWDNYHQQSQEVVNEDYDDDFDDDFDDDDYDVEIIYQR from the coding sequence ATGAAGTTTGTCGATGAAGCTGTGATCAGAGTTGAAGCTGGTGATGGTGGTAGTGGTTGCGTCAGTTTTAGACGTGAAAAATATGTACCTGATGGTGGTCCTGATGGTGGTGATGGTGGTGATGGTGGTAGTGTCTATTTGCAGGCAGACGAAAACCTTAACACTCTGATCGATTATCGTTTTGAACGTTTTCATTTTGCCGAGCGCGGTAAAAATGGTCGCGGACGCGATTGTACTGGCCACGGTGGTGAAGATCTTATCCTTAAAGTGCCAGTTGGTACTCGTGCGGTTGACGAAGAGACGCTAGAAGCCTTAGGCGATCTTAAGACTCATGGGCAAAAGCTATTAGTCGCTAAGGGTGGTTTCCATGGTTTAGGCAATACGCGATTTAAGAGCAGTACTAACCGTGCCCCTAGACAGAAGACCTTAGGTACCCCAGGTGAAGTTCGTAGTTTACGACTTGAACTGATGTTGCTTGCAGATGTGGGCTTGTTAGGTATGCCTAATGCTGGTAAGTCGACTTTTATCCGAGCGGTATCACGTGCTAAGCCTAAAGTCGCTGATTATCCATTTACCACCTTGGTACCCAATTTAGGGGTGGTTAATCCACGTCACGGGCAGAGCTTCGTTGTGGCGGATATTCCAGGCTTGATTGAAGGGGCGGCTGATGGTGCAGGTCTTGGGATTCGATTCCTTAAGCATCTTGAACGTTGTCGTGTATTGCTGCATATATTAGATATTGAACCGATTGATGGCAGCGATCCTGTTGACTCTGCGCGCGCCATTGTTGGCGAACTGGAAAAGCATTCTCCATTGCTTGCGAGTAAGCCTCGTTGGTTAGTGTTTAATAAGACGGATTTGTTGCTCGAAGAAGAAATTAACGAACGCATCGAGCGTATTGTTAAAGAACTCGATTGGCAGGGAGAAGTCTTTAATATTTCGGCCTATAACCGTCAAGGTACAGAGGCGTTATCTCTCAAACTGATGGATTTCATCGATGCACTTCCTGAAGAGGAAGAGGCTGATCCCGATGCCGAAGTCGAGTTCAAATGGGATAACTATCATCAACAGAGTCAAGAGGTTGTTAACGAAGATTATGATGATGATTTTGATGATGACTTTGACGACGATGACTACGATGTTGAGATCATCTATCAAAGATAA
- the rpmA gene encoding 50S ribosomal protein L27: MAHKKAGGSTRNGRDSESKRLGVKRFGGESVLAGNIIVRQRGTKFHAGVNVGIGRDHTLFALTDGKVKFEVKGPNNRKFISIEA; encoded by the coding sequence ATGGCACATAAAAAAGCTGGCGGTTCTACTCGTAACGGCCGCGATTCAGAAAGTAAACGTCTAGGTGTTAAGCGTTTCGGTGGTGAATCAGTTCTTGCTGGTAACATTATCGTACGTCAACGTGGTACTAAATTCCACGCAGGTGTTAACGTAGGTATTGGTCGTGACCATACTCTATTTGCACTAACTGACGGTAAAGTTAAGTTTGAAGTTAAAGGTCCTAATAACCGCAAGTTCATTAGCATCGAAGCTTAA
- the rplU gene encoding 50S ribosomal protein L21, protein MYAVFQSGGKQHRVAEGHTVRLEKLEVATGETIEFDQVLLVADGETVHVGAPLVEGGKVVAEVVSHGRGEKVTIVKFRRRKHHDKKMGHRQWFTEVKITAINA, encoded by the coding sequence ATGTACGCTGTTTTTCAAAGTGGTGGTAAGCAGCACCGTGTTGCTGAAGGCCATACTGTACGTCTAGAAAAATTAGAAGTCGCTACAGGCGAAACTATCGAATTCGACCAAGTTCTTTTGGTTGCTGATGGTGAGACTGTTCATGTTGGTGCACCTTTAGTTGAAGGTGGTAAGGTTGTTGCTGAAGTTGTCAGCCATGGCCGTGGCGAGAAGGTAACTATTGTTAAGTTCCGTCGTCGTAAGCACCACGACAAGAAGATGGGCCACCGTCAGTGGTTCACCGAAGTTAAAATTACAGCTATCAACGCTTAA
- the ispB gene encoding octaprenyl diphosphate synthase, translated as MDLNAIRQLADADMKAVDQLIYKQLESDVALINQLGFYIINGGGKRMRPLLSILAARAIAYEGEAHIKLAAIIEFIHTASLLHDDVVDESMLRRGRETANALFGNSASVLVGDFLYTRSFQMMTELGSMQVLEVLADATNVLAEGEVLQLMNCNDPDTTEESYMRVIYCKTAKLFEAATRLAGVLADSSIEVQTALADYGKYLGTAFQLTDDLLDYTAETEELGKNIGDDLAEGKPTLPLIFAIANGTEQEQALIRNAIEKGDGSGHIDTILNALNQCGALKYTEQRALEEAEKAISALDVLPDTDYKQALISLARIAVARNH; from the coding sequence ATGGATTTGAACGCCATTCGTCAGCTGGCTGATGCTGATATGAAAGCCGTCGACCAACTTATCTATAAGCAGTTGGAATCAGATGTAGCCCTAATTAATCAACTTGGGTTCTACATAATTAATGGTGGGGGCAAAAGAATGCGCCCACTACTCTCTATTCTTGCCGCGAGAGCCATAGCCTATGAAGGTGAGGCTCATATAAAGTTAGCTGCAATCATAGAATTCATCCACACAGCATCATTACTTCACGATGATGTTGTCGATGAATCTATGCTCAGGCGAGGTCGTGAAACGGCTAATGCGTTGTTTGGTAACAGCGCAAGCGTACTCGTCGGTGACTTTCTCTATACTCGCTCATTCCAGATGATGACAGAGCTTGGCAGCATGCAAGTACTCGAAGTGCTTGCTGATGCAACGAATGTGCTTGCCGAAGGTGAAGTGCTGCAGCTAATGAACTGTAACGATCCTGACACTACAGAAGAAAGCTATATGCGTGTCATCTATTGTAAAACAGCCAAGTTATTCGAAGCCGCGACGCGTTTAGCTGGTGTACTAGCAGACAGCAGCATCGAAGTACAAACAGCACTAGCCGATTACGGAAAGTATTTAGGTACTGCGTTCCAGCTGACAGACGACCTGCTCGACTACACAGCTGAAACCGAAGAGCTGGGCAAAAATATAGGCGATGATCTTGCAGAAGGTAAACCAACCTTGCCACTGATCTTTGCTATTGCAAATGGAACAGAGCAAGAACAAGCCTTAATTCGCAATGCCATTGAAAAGGGCGATGGTTCTGGGCATATAGACACCATTCTAAATGCACTAAATCAATGTGGCGCCCTGAAGTACACAGAGCAAAGAGCCCTAGAAGAAGCAGAAAAGGCGATTAGCGCGTTAGATGTATTGCCTGATACCGATTACAAGCAAGCCTTGATATCGCTCGCTAGAATCGCTGTGGCGCGTAATCATTAG
- the mdh gene encoding malate dehydrogenase translates to MKVAVLGAAGGIGQALALLLKTQLPAGSKLSLYDIAPVTPGVAVDLSHIPTAVEVKGFAGEDPTPALEGADVVLISAGVARKPGMDRSDLFNINAGIVRNLVEKCAATCPKALIGIITNPVNTTVAIAAEVLKAAGVYDKARLFGVTTLDVIRSETFVAEAKGLDVADVKVNVIGGHSGVTILPLLSQVEGVTFSDDEVAALTTRIQNAGTEVVEAKAGGGSATLSMGQAACRFGLSLVRGLQGEANVVECAYVDGGSEHAEFFAQPILLGKSGVEQVLAYGDVSEFEANARDAMLDTLKADIKLGVEFVK, encoded by the coding sequence ATGAAAGTTGCTGTACTTGGTGCCGCTGGTGGTATTGGCCAGGCTCTTGCTCTACTGCTTAAGACTCAATTGCCTGCTGGTTCAAAACTGTCCCTTTATGATATCGCTCCTGTAACGCCTGGTGTTGCGGTTGACTTAAGCCATATCCCGACTGCAGTTGAAGTCAAAGGCTTTGCTGGTGAAGATCCAACCCCAGCACTAGAAGGTGCTGATGTTGTTCTTATTTCTGCAGGTGTCGCACGTAAGCCTGGTATGGATCGCTCAGATCTATTCAATATTAACGCAGGTATTGTTCGCAATCTTGTTGAGAAGTGTGCTGCGACTTGCCCTAAGGCGCTAATCGGTATCATTACCAACCCTGTTAATACGACGGTTGCTATTGCAGCTGAAGTATTGAAAGCGGCTGGTGTATACGATAAAGCACGCTTGTTTGGTGTTACCACTCTTGATGTTATTCGCTCTGAAACTTTCGTTGCTGAAGCCAAAGGTTTAGATGTAGCTGACGTTAAAGTTAATGTTATCGGTGGCCACAGTGGCGTGACGATTCTTCCTCTACTTTCTCAAGTTGAAGGCGTTACTTTTAGCGATGACGAAGTCGCAGCTTTGACTACTCGTATTCAGAATGCGGGTACTGAAGTTGTTGAAGCGAAAGCCGGTGGCGGTAGCGCGACACTTTCTATGGGTCAAGCGGCGTGCCGGTTCGGTCTGTCATTAGTTCGCGGATTACAGGGCGAAGCTAATGTTGTCGAATGTGCCTATGTTGACGGTGGTAGTGAGCATGCTGAATTTTTTGCTCAGCCAATTCTTCTCGGTAAGAGTGGTGTAGAGCAAGTGCTTGCATATGGTGATGTGAGTGAGTTCGAAGCCAATGCTCGCGATGCAATGCTAGATACCCTTAAAGCTGACATTAAGCTTGGTGTAGAATTCGTTAAATAG
- the argR gene encoding transcriptional regulator ArgR: MQANKNQDELVKTFKAILKEERFGSQSEIVNALQAEGYSNINQSKVSRMLSKFGAVRTRNAKQEMVYCLPAELGVPTAGSPLKNLVLDVDHNQSMIVIRTSPGAAQLIARLLDSIGKPEGILGTIAGDDTIFICPSNIQEVNKTLDTVKSLFNYAD, from the coding sequence ATGCAAGCAAATAAAAATCAAGACGAATTAGTAAAGACCTTTAAGGCGATTTTAAAAGAGGAGCGCTTTGGCTCTCAAAGTGAAATCGTCAATGCCCTCCAAGCTGAGGGATATAGCAATATCAATCAATCTAAAGTCTCTCGAATGCTGAGCAAATTCGGCGCAGTACGTACTCGTAACGCAAAGCAGGAGATGGTCTATTGCTTACCAGCAGAGCTAGGCGTGCCTACAGCTGGTAGCCCACTAAAAAACTTAGTCCTAGATGTTGACCATAATCAATCAATGATTGTGATTCGAACCAGTCCCGGGGCGGCGCAATTGATAGCAAGGCTACTCGACTCGATAGGTAAGCCGGAAGGTATCTTAGGTACTATTGCAGGTGATGATACTATTTTTATCTGTCCTTCTAATATTCAAGAAGTAAATAAGACGCTAGACACTGTGAAGTCACTTTTTAATTATGCTGACTAA